One Phaseolus vulgaris cultivar G19833 chromosome 2, P. vulgaris v2.0, whole genome shotgun sequence DNA window includes the following coding sequences:
- the LOC137809855 gene encoding uncharacterized protein codes for MERFGKVALGIRNLSPEVTMHHMITALKPGPFADSLCKKPAINLDELRQRASKFMQMEELREFRNQVRVDGGEKRVTEKEHPPVARRAREEFRSRKFQQYTPLNANRARVLQEAMATEIIPPLRKARTPERADHTKHCEYHKNHGHHTEECIGLKDRIEELIQAGQLKRFVQGGNVRIRLSPERGSRGGEMGQRRVERFERRDEKRVEKRSDRRDGRLERRSDRDHQNTQSVRRSRERSLGRPVREFINTISGGFSGKESSSARKQHWRSIRTINHIFKRRTLPPMLFTDEDFQEIDPDHDDPMVITVEIAEYAVMKTLVDQGSSVDILFWDTFKRLHLREEDIVPFRE; via the coding sequence ATGGAACGTTTTGGGAAGGTTGCTTTGGGAATCCGAAATCTTAGTCCAGAGGTCACCATGCATCATATGATAACGGCATTAAAACCGGGACCATTTGCCGATAGTCTTTGCAAGAAACCTGCGATCAATCTGGATGAACTAAGGCAACGGGCatcaaaatttatgcaaatgGAAGAATTAAGGGAGTTTCGAAATCAAGTAAGGGTTGATGGAGGCGAGAAGAGGGTGACAGAAAAAGAACACCCGCCTGTTGCAAGAAGAGCCCGAGAAGAATTCAGAAGCCGAAAATTCCAACAATACACACCTTTGAATGCAAACAGAGCTAGAGTTTTACAAGAAGCTATGGCAACAGAAATAATACCACCACTACGAAAAGCACGAACACCAGAAAGAGCAGATCATACCAAGCATTGCGAGtatcataaaaatcatggcCATCATACAGAAGAATGCATCGGGTTGAAGGATAGAATAGAAGAATTAATTCAAGCTGGACAGTTGAAACGCTTCGTCCAAGGAGGAAATGTGAGAATAAGGTTAAGTCCTGAGAGAGGATCGAGAGGGGGAGAAATGGGCCAGAGAAGAGTtgaaagatttgaaagaagagatgaaaaaagAGTTGAAAAAAGAAGTGATAGAAGAGATGGAAGGCTAGAAAGAAGAAGTGATAGGGATCATCAAAACACTCAGTCAGTAAGGCGGAGTAGGGAACGAAGTCTGGGTAGGCCGGTCAGAGAATTTATAAACACAATTTCAGGAGGTTTTTCAGGAAAGGAATCCTCATCAGCAAGAAAACAACATTGGAGAAGCATCAGAACaattaatcatattttcaaaagaagaaccttgccaccaatgcttttcacagatgaagattttcaagagATTGATCCCGATCACGATGACCCTATGGTGATAACGGTAGAAATAGCTGAATATGCTGTTATGAAAACCTTAGTTGATCAGGGGAGTTCAGTTGATATCTTGTTTTGGGATACTTTCAAAAGATTACATTTAAGAGAAGAAGATATAGTACCTTTCCGAGAGTAG